GACGACGGAAGCCTTATATATGGATTTAACCGGCGTCACGGTGTTATCGGCAATGGAGGTCGGCTTGCGCTCGGATCAGGAAATCGTCCGGCTGCGGCAGATCGTGCGCGACCAGGCGATCGCACAAGGCTTCTCCCTGGTCGATCAGACGAAGTTCGTCACCGCTGCGAGCGAACTGGCACGCAACACGCTGATTTACGGCGGGGGTGGCGACGCACAACTGAGCGTGCTCATGAACGGCGCGCGCAAAGGGCTGCGCATCAGCTTTATCGACCAGGGAGCCGGCATTCCCGACATCGAGCGGGCGCTGCGCGACGGTTTTACGAGCGGTTCGGGCCTCGGCCTCGGGCTCGGCGGCGCACGGCGCCTGTCCGACGAGTTCGACATCCAGTCCGCGCCGGGCAAGGGCACGACGGTCACGATCACGAAATGGAAACATCGTTAAGCGGTTTGCGCGGGATGCATGCGTCGTTCGAAATCGCCGACGCAAGCGGCGTGGCATTTGCGCGCCGCGGCGCGAGCGATGCCGCGCGCAAGTGCGGGCTCGACGAGACCGACGCGGGGCGGCTCGCACTGATCGTCACCGAAGCGACCACCAATATCCTGAAGCACGCGCAGCACGGCGAAGTGCTCGTGCGCGAGCTGCCGCCGCAGGCGCCAGCGGGCGGCGCGCGCAGTGCGGCGGGCGGCATCGAGGTGCTCGCGATCGACCGCGGCCCTGGCATCGCCGATGTGCGCCGCGCCTTCGACGACGGCCGCTCGACGGCCGGCACGTCCGGCACCGGGCTCGGCGCGATCCGCCGGCTGTCCGACGCGATGTCGATCTATTCGCAGCCCGGGCTCGGCACGGTCGTGCGCGCAATCGTGCGCGGGGCGGGGCCGGGAGCCGCTGTGAATCTCGCCGATGCGCGCACCGCGTTCGGGGGTACCGATCGGCCCGCGTCGGGTACCGATATCGGCGGTGTGTGCGTGCCGTATCCGGGCGAACACGTATGCGGCGATGCGTGGGGTGTCGAACCCGATCAGCACGGTTTGACGGTGACGGTGGCGGATGGCCTCGGGCACGGACCCGATGCGTATGTCGCCTCCGCGGGGGCGATCGCGGCCGTGCATCGCCGCGCGGGCCGGCCGCCGGCGGCGCTCATGCAGTACGCGCACGATGCGCTGCGTTCGACGCGCGGCGCGGCGGTCGCGATTGCGCGCCTCGATCTCGCCCGCTCGGTCCTGTCGTTCGCCGGCACCGGCAACATCGCCGCCGCGGTCTCGGGCGCGAGCCGTCCGGCGCTCGTCTCGGGACAGTTCGGGCAGATACCGACGAACGCCTCCTCGCCAAGCGAGCGCGACAGCGAGCGTCGAATCTGGCAGCTCACGTCGCGCAACGGCATCGTCGGGCACACGATGCGCGATGCGCAGGAATTCGAAGTGCCGTGGACGCGCAATGCGATGCTGATCCTGCATTCGGACGGCATCGGCACGCGCTGGGATCTGTCCGCTTATCCGGGCCTGCAACTGCAGCCTTCGGTGATGATCGCGGCGGTGCTGTATCGCGACTTCGCGCGCCGCCGCGACGATGCGACCG
The nucleotide sequence above comes from Paraburkholderia sp. SOS3. Encoded proteins:
- a CDS encoding anti-sigma regulatory factor; this encodes MDLTGVTVLSAMEVGLRSDQEIVRLRQIVRDQAIAQGFSLVDQTKFVTAASELARNTLIYGGGGDAQLSVLMNGARKGLRISFIDQGAGIPDIERALRDGFTSGSGLGLGLGGARRLSDEFDIQSAPGKGTTVTITKWKHR
- a CDS encoding ATP-binding protein — translated: METSLSGLRGMHASFEIADASGVAFARRGASDAARKCGLDETDAGRLALIVTEATTNILKHAQHGEVLVRELPPQAPAGGARSAAGGIEVLAIDRGPGIADVRRAFDDGRSTAGTSGTGLGAIRRLSDAMSIYSQPGLGTVVRAIVRGAGPGAAVNLADARTAFGGTDRPASGTDIGGVCVPYPGEHVCGDAWGVEPDQHGLTVTVADGLGHGPDAYVASAGAIAAVHRRAGRPPAALMQYAHDALRSTRGAAVAIARLDLARSVLSFAGTGNIAAAVSGASRPALVSGQFGQIPTNASSPSERDSERRIWQLTSRNGIVGHTMRDAQEFEVPWTRNAMLILHSDGIGTRWDLSAYPGLQLQPSVMIAAVLYRDFARRRDDATVVVVKADQGVHFTHGSPADTANPA